In Agelaius phoeniceus isolate bAgePho1 chromosome 18, bAgePho1.hap1, whole genome shotgun sequence, one genomic interval encodes:
- the TMEM119 gene encoding transmembrane protein 119 has translation MMGFDDGGHRGSFADRISQETPPAPAGFHLGGGWGLPAFPWPPTPPPHPGRNENKLVPGCDAGGGGGEGGGEEGEGGGSIPAGCRKGLEVCGTDPVFPAASRRPRARFPAGILGMGSAMGTWLLLLVLLVAAPAEAAAPRHRPVLPDTAGSGDGDEASATLPAQPVTPRISPTVGEAPGTTVTNSSAPGVLDGLVDFFKEYLLLVVVVGSLSFVLLFIICAAVIVRQKHKASAYYPSSFPKKKYVDERDKSGGARDFSEVPDKALEAGAEEPLDGGRQLQADILTAAQNLKSPHKAPLANGAQGEQNSPQQEEEKEEEEEGKKKLGDEQPKPPAQNLGTEEVASAGSKDGGCTPDVSQDGSKAPSGI, from the exons ATGATGGGGTTTGATGATGGGGGGCACCGTGGCTCCTTTGCTGACAGGATAAGCCAGgaaacacccccagccccagctggattTCAtctgggagggggctgggggctgcctgcCTTTCCCTGGCCTCCCACACCCCCTCCCCATCCCGGCCGTAATGAGAACAAGCTGGTCCCGGGCTGCGacgcaggaggaggaggaggagaaggaggaggagaggagggagaaggaggaggctccatcccagcaggctGCAGAAAGGGGCTCGAGGTGTGTGGGACAGATCCCGTCTTCCCGGCTGCCTCCCGCCGGCCGCGGGCAAG GTTTCCTGCAGGAATCCTGGGAATGGGCTCAGCCATGGGCACGTGGTTGCTGCtcttggtgctgctggtggcagcccCGGCTGAGGCGGCAGcgccccggcaccgcccggtGCTGCCGGACACGGCGGGCAGCGGGGACGGGGACGAGGCGTCGGCCACGCTGCCCGCCCAGCCCGTGACCCCCCGGATCAGCCCCACCGTGGGGGAAGCACCGGGGACCACGGTGACCAACAGCTCGGCGCCGGGCGTGCTGGACGGGCTGGTGGACTTCTTCAAGGAGTacctgctgctggtggtggtcGTGGGCTCGCTGTCCTTCGTCCTCCTCTTCATCATCTGCGCCGCTGTCATCGTCCGGCAGAAGCACAAGGCCTCTGCCTACTatccctcctcctttcccaaGAAGAAATACGTGGATGAGCGGGACAAGTCGGGGGGAGCACGGGATTTCAGCGAGGTGCCGGACAAAGCCCTCGAGGCCGGCGCGGAGGAGCCGCTGGACGGCGGCCGGCAGCTCCAGGCTGACATCCTGACTGCTGCCCAGAACCTCAAATCCCCCCACAAGGCACCGCTGGCCAACGGGGCCCAGGGCGAGCAGAATTCCcctcagcaggaggaggagaaggaggaagaggaggaaggaaagaagaagcTGGGGGATGAGCAACCCAAGCCCCCTGCCCAAAATCTGGGCACGGAGGAAGTGGCGAGCGCAGGAAGCAAGGATGGAGGATGCACCCCTGATGTATCCCAGGATGGCTCCAAGGCTCCCTCTGGAATCTGA